The genomic region GGCAGCGCAGATCGTCGTCCAGCTGTACGCATGGCATGCCGGCGGGTTTGCCGTGCGGCATGCCGGGAATCGGCGAGGCGATCGAGGGCGCGATGCAGCAGGCGCCGCAACCCGGGCGGCAGTCCATCGGCGGTGGCGGGTGTGCGGCGGCCATGGCGAAGATTCGTTTCGGAACGGTGGGAAATCAGCGGGTCGTCAAGGTAGAGTAACCGCCGAATACGACGACAGACGACGGGATCCGGGGCACACAGGATGCGGGACAGAAGCGGGGCGACATCAAGGCGGCCGAAC from Lysobacter sp. harbors:
- a CDS encoding YkgJ family cysteine cluster protein codes for the protein MAAAHPPPPMDCRPGCGACCIAPSIASPIPGMPHGKPAGMPCVQLDDDLRCRLFGRPERPGFCASLRPELEMCGHSRDEAMAALALLEIATRP